Proteins from a genomic interval of Taeniopygia guttata chromosome 33, bTaeGut7.mat, whole genome shotgun sequence:
- the LOC140681271 gene encoding olfactory receptor 14C36-like, which produces MSNSSSISHFLLLALADTRQLQLLHFCLFLGISLAALLGNGLIISAVACGHHLHMPMFFFLLNLALSDLGSICTTVPKAMNSLLWDTSTISYTGCAAQVFLLIFFLGSEYFLLTIMCYDRYVSICKPLHYGTLLGSRACAHMAAAAWASAFLYSLLHTANTFSLPLCHGNALGQFFCEIPQILKLSCAKSYLRELGLIAVTVSVGFGCFVFIVFSYVQIFRAVLRIPSEQGRHKAFSTCLPHLAVVSLFVSTVIFAYLKPPSMSSPSLDLALSVLYSLVPPALNPLIYSLRNQELKAAVWRLMTGCFQGH; this is translated from the coding sequence atgtccaacagcagctccatcagccacttcctcctgctggcactggcagacacgcggcagctgcagctcctgcacttctgcctcttcctgggcatctccctggctgccctcctgggcaacggcctcatcatcagcgccgtagcctgcggccaccacctgcacatgcccatgttcttcttcctgctcaacctggccctcagcgacctgggctccatctgcaccactgtccccaaagccatgaaCAGTTtgctctgggacaccagcaccatctcctacacaggatgtgctgctcaggtttttctgcttatcttctttcttggatcagaatattttctcctgaccatcatgtgctacgaccgctacgtgtccatctgcaaacccctgcactacgggaccctcctgggcagcagagcttgtgcccacatggcagcagctgcctgggccagtgcctttctctattcgctgctgcacacagccaatacattttccctgcccctgtgccatggcaatgccctgggccagttcttctgtgaaatcccccagatcctcaagctctcctgtgccaaatcctacctcagagAACTTGGACTCATTGCTGTTACTGTGTCTGTGggatttggttgttttgtgttcattgttttctcctatgtgcagattttcagggctgtgctgaggatcccctctgagcagggacggcacaaagccttttccacctgcctccctcacctggctgtggtctccCTGTTTGTCAGCACTGTAATATTTGCTTACCTGAAGCCtccctccatgtcctccccatccctggatctggccctgtcagttctgtactcgttggtgcctccagccctgaaccccctcatctacagcctgaggaaccaggagctcaaggctgcagtgtggagactgatgactggatgctttcagggaCATTAA